CTCGGCCCGCCGCCACGGCATTCGCCCCATGCCGGTCATGATCCTCGCGTAACGCAATGCCGCATTGTCCCGCGATGCCAAGATCGGCCCAGAAATGAGTCAGCCATTCCTCGAACCGGGCATCTTCCCCCATCTCCGCGTGGAACTGCAACGCCAGCAGATTGGCTCCGCGCCGGAATGCCTGATGGGCATAATGCCGGGTCGAGGCCAGCAGTTCCACGCCCCAGGGCAGGTCGAACGTATCGCTATGCCAATGCAGCACCGGCACCTCCTCCAGATGACGCAGCGGAGAATCCATGCCCGCACCGTTCAGCGCAATGGGTGAGAATCCGAGTTCCATCGTCCCGCCGGGATAAACCTGCGCGCCCAGCGCCGCGGCCATCATCTGACTGCCCAGGCAAACGCCCAATGTCGGCCGGTCGCGTTCCAGCCTTTGGGCCAGCTTGGCGATCTGCACGGGAATCCAGGGATGCGCGTCCTGTTCGTAAACGCCCATCGGCCCGCCCATCATGATGAGCAGTTCGGGCTCGCAAAGGTCGACCCCGGCAAAGTCGGGATTGGCCACGTCCACCCGCTCTATATGATAGCCCGCCGCCTCGATCGGCTGAAGATAACCTGCCGCTCCTTCGCGCGGCACATGACGGACGATCAGCGCTTTCTTCATCGCCGGTTTGCATAAGCGGAGAGAAGGGCGATTGGCTACAGAGCCAATCTTGTGCGGGCCAAAATCCTGCTATCGGCGCGTTGGTCGGCCGAAACACGCTTGCCAGGAAAAAAGGCCCTCTCCAGCGGGAAAGGGCCTTTCCATCTCAATCCCGGTCGCGGTCAGGCGGCGAGCTTGCGCAGCACATATTGCAGGATGCCGCCGTT
This genomic window from Sphingobium cloacae contains:
- a CDS encoding glutamine amidotransferase → MKKALIVRHVPREGAAGYLQPIEAAGYHIERVDVANPDFAGVDLCEPELLIMMGGPMGVYEQDAHPWIPVQIAKLAQRLERDRPTLGVCLGSQMMAAALGAQVYPGGTMELGFSPIALNGAGMDSPLRHLEEVPVLHWHSDTFDLPWGVELLASTRHYAHQAFRRGANLLALQFHAEMGEDARFEEWLTHFWADLGIAGQCGIALREDHDRHGANAVAAGRAMIAEWLGNIRQV